A single Filimonas effusa DNA region contains:
- the accD gene encoding acetyl-CoA carboxylase, carboxyltransferase subunit beta: MNKEEDFDSNLAGEEGSQQSAEAKERWFRRLRKGITTSTADKKETPEGLWSKCPECNYICTTTELAESMYVCPKCNYHHRIGSEDYFNIIFDDKTYTVHFDNIISKDFLGFTDLKPYQKRLDEIHSKTDLKDSMRVAHGNVLGSGLVVAAMDFEFIGGSLGSVMGEKFARAVDLCIELHLPFLVISKSGGARMMESAFSLMQLAKTSGKLSQLSDAGLPFISMLTDPTFGGISASFGMLGDLNIAEPGALIGFAGPRVIKETIKKDLPEGFQRSEFLLDHGFLDFIVDRKTLKEKLAQVITLFNG; the protein is encoded by the coding sequence ATGAACAAAGAAGAAGATTTCGATTCGAACCTAGCGGGCGAAGAAGGAAGCCAGCAATCAGCTGAAGCCAAAGAGCGTTGGTTTCGCCGCCTTCGTAAGGGCATAACCACTTCTACTGCCGATAAAAAGGAGACGCCAGAAGGTTTGTGGAGTAAATGTCCTGAGTGCAATTATATATGCACTACCACTGAGCTTGCCGAAAGTATGTATGTATGTCCGAAGTGTAACTACCATCATCGTATTGGCAGTGAAGACTATTTCAATATCATATTCGACGATAAAACATATACGGTTCATTTCGATAATATCATCAGTAAAGATTTTTTGGGTTTTACGGATCTGAAGCCTTACCAGAAGCGGCTTGACGAGATACATTCCAAGACTGATCTGAAGGACAGTATGCGTGTGGCTCATGGCAACGTACTTGGCAGCGGCCTGGTGGTTGCGGCTATGGATTTTGAGTTCATTGGCGGTTCGCTGGGAAGTGTTATGGGTGAGAAGTTTGCCCGTGCGGTAGACCTGTGTATAGAGCTTCATTTGCCTTTCCTGGTAATATCGAAGAGCGGGGGCGCCCGTATGATGGAAAGCGCTTTCAGTTTGATGCAGTTAGCGAAGACTTCGGGAAAATTATCGCAGCTGAGCGATGCCGGTCTGCCATTTATTTCGATGCTTACCGATCCTACGTTTGGTGGTATTTCGGCGAGTTTTGGGATGCTGGGGGATCTTAATATAGCTGAACCTGGTGCGTTAATTGGTTTTGCGGGTCCGCGTGTTATCAAGGAAACGATCAAAAAAGACCTGCCGGAAGGTTTCCAGCGCAGTGAGTTCCTTCTTGATCATGGTTTCCTGGATTTCATTGTTGACAGAAAGACTTTGAAGGAGAAACTTGCGCAGGTAATTACGTTATTCAACGGTTAG
- a CDS encoding YtxH domain-containing protein, translating to MSVQKILVGTLSGLVAGVAIGLLVAPASGKETRQKISDTADTWKRKLRRLRGHAGQELDELQSIFEGEVDGLKDDVRARILKLIESSKNSYNHLKEEAASVS from the coding sequence ATGAGTGTACAAAAAATTTTAGTAGGTACGTTATCCGGCCTCGTAGCCGGTGTAGCTATAGGCTTGCTGGTAGCGCCAGCTTCCGGTAAAGAAACGCGTCAGAAGATCTCTGACACAGCTGATACCTGGAAAAGAAAACTTCGCCGGCTCCGAGGCCACGCAGGTCAGGAACTCGACGAATTACAATCCATCTTCGAAGGTGAAGTCGACGGCTTAAAAGATGATGTTCGTGCACGTATTCTCAAACTGATAGAATCCAGCAAAAACAGCTATAATCACCTTAAAGAAGAAGCTGCGTCTGTTTCATAA
- the smpB gene encoding SsrA-binding protein → MAKEMNNRQAYFNYYIEDKYVAGIVLLGTEVKSIRDGKVSFNDAFCLFDDGELWVRGLYIAEYARGTSNNHIAVHDRKLLLTKRELKKMGVKMKEKGFTIVPLRVFLNEKNLVKVEIGLGRGKKLHDKRDTIKQRDADRDLKRYIG, encoded by the coding sequence ATGGCAAAAGAGATGAACAACAGGCAGGCCTATTTCAATTACTACATAGAAGATAAATATGTAGCGGGAATAGTGTTGCTGGGAACGGAAGTAAAATCGATACGTGATGGCAAGGTAAGCTTCAATGATGCTTTCTGCCTGTTTGATGACGGAGAGCTTTGGGTAAGAGGTTTATATATTGCTGAATATGCGCGTGGCACTTCGAACAATCATATAGCAGTTCATGACCGTAAGTTATTGCTGACAAAGCGGGAGCTGAAGAAAATGGGGGTTAAAATGAAGGAGAAGGGGTTTACCATAGTGCCGTTGCGTGTTTTTTTAAACGAGAAGAACCTGGTAAAGGTGGAGATTGGCCTGGGAAGAGGTAAAAAGCTGCATGACAAGCGTGATACGATAAAGCAGCGCGATGCCGACCGTGATCTGAAGCGCTATATCGGTTAG
- a CDS encoding c-type cytochrome: protein MSKPHSKKTVVLLLLNAAVFISVTAYKPYQQPRKRNLKVLPQDISRDSLQQIMRGYNTALGVKCNFCHAQSEMDPNRPDFASDAKPEKETTREMIRMTNDINRRYFTPATDTTKVIQAVSCATCHRGHELPEE from the coding sequence ATGTCGAAACCCCACTCTAAGAAAACAGTCGTACTGCTGTTGCTGAACGCTGCCGTATTTATCAGCGTAACCGCCTACAAACCCTATCAGCAACCCCGTAAACGTAATCTGAAAGTATTGCCCCAGGATATCAGCCGCGATAGCCTCCAGCAGATCATGCGTGGCTATAATACGGCCCTGGGCGTAAAATGTAACTTCTGCCATGCCCAGAGCGAAATGGACCCTAATCGTCCCGATTTCGCCAGCGACGCCAAACCCGAAAAAGAAACGACCCGCGAAATGATCCGTATGACAAACGACATCAATCGCCGCTATTTCACCCCGGCCACCGATACTACAAAGGTGATCCAGGCAGTTTCATGCGCCACCTGCCACCGCGGTCACGAATTACCGGAGGAGTAG